The following coding sequences are from one Campylobacter sp. RM16187 window:
- the terL gene encoding phage terminase large subunit has protein sequence MELNELKAYLKSLPNIIDGKGDQRVKESANDFKKFVLEYFPHQIGIEDIALIKEFNERSKFRLFIYSDLLKICTKNRRILFEAYRGSAKTTLITRLFNLWLLLTDRKKYSIIISSTLDIAVESSDTIRTELEENSKLINDYKIVAGKKWKSEEFIFYTNNNPKKMKFFGAGKKIRGTNFLGSRPDIITCDDIENDENVESASQRDKLYKWFRKAILKLPARQSTTYNIIVVGTRLHHDGLLARIKRLNSFISYNFPLITKFPDNIDDLNESNISTAKIINMKLDDESMDKRTILTEFFDDKESFYSEYQNEPLSKDGAIFSGYKTYEVMPTCDAYYIGIDPALGKSRGDYFALAVLGKKDKQYYLDTKGYKLKPDAMIEKIIQLYLRLLLHGKPIKIAIETIAFQEFFKDKLKEEFANKGIVLSVCELKNSVSKELRLDAFAPYVTDQTVLICVDNNLLIEELDTYPKAPHDDLLDASEMAFRIASSVAIADYRAINRLSKKKSKALINLKNRYN, from the coding sequence ATGGAACTAAATGAGCTTAAAGCTTATCTAAAATCCCTACCAAATATCATAGACGGTAAAGGCGATCAAAGAGTTAAAGAATCTGCAAATGATTTTAAAAAATTTGTACTGGAGTACTTCCCCCATCAAATAGGCATAGAGGATATTGCTCTGATAAAAGAATTTAACGAGCGTAGCAAATTTAGGCTTTTTATATATAGCGATCTGCTGAAAATTTGCACTAAAAACCGAAGAATACTATTTGAAGCCTATCGTGGCAGCGCAAAGACCACTCTTATTACAAGACTTTTTAACCTTTGGCTGCTGCTTACGGATAGAAAGAAATACTCTATCATCATAAGTTCAACGCTAGATATTGCAGTAGAAAGCTCTGATACCATTAGAACAGAGCTTGAAGAAAATTCAAAGCTCATAAACGATTACAAGATCGTTGCAGGAAAAAAATGGAAAAGCGAAGAGTTCATCTTTTATACTAATAATAACCCCAAAAAGATGAAATTTTTTGGTGCCGGCAAAAAGATACGCGGTACTAACTTTCTTGGATCAAGACCGGATATAATCACTTGTGACGATATAGAAAACGATGAGAACGTAGAGAGCGCATCTCAAAGAGATAAGCTTTATAAGTGGTTTAGAAAGGCTATTTTAAAGCTACCTGCAAGACAGAGCACAACTTACAATATCATTGTAGTAGGAACCAGACTGCATCATGACGGATTATTGGCTAGGATTAAAAGACTTAACTCCTTTATATCCTATAACTTTCCTCTTATTACGAAATTCCCGGATAATATAGACGATCTTAACGAGAGCAACATATCCACGGCCAAAATTATAAACATGAAGCTTGACGACGAGAGTATGGATAAGCGCACTATATTAACCGAATTTTTTGATGATAAAGAGAGCTTTTATTCCGAGTATCAAAACGAACCTTTAAGCAAAGACGGCGCTATATTCTCAGGCTATAAAACTTACGAAGTTATGCCTACTTGCGATGCTTACTATATAGGTATAGATCCGGCTCTTGGAAAGAGCAGAGGAGATTATTTCGCTTTAGCCGTCCTTGGCAAAAAAGACAAGCAATACTATCTTGATACAAAAGGCTACAAGCTAAAGCCTGATGCTATGATAGAAAAAATCATACAGCTTTATCTAAGACTTTTATTGCATGGCAAACCCATCAAGATCGCCATTGAAACTATCGCCTTTCAAGAATTTTTCAAAGACAAGCTAAAAGAGGAATTTGCTAACAAAGGCATAGTTTTAAGTGTTTGCGAGCTAAAAAATTCTGTATCAAAAGAGCTAAGACTCGACGCTTTTGCGCCATATGTAACAGATCAAACCGTGCTTATTTGCGTAGATAACAATCTGCTCATAGAAGAGCTTGATACATATCCAAAGGCTCCGCATGATGACTTGCTTGATGCCAGTGAAATGGCATTTAGGATAGCTTCATCGGTTGCCATAGCCGACTATAGAGCCATAAACAGACTTTCAAAGAAAAAGAGCAAAGCGCTTATAAATTTAAAAAATAGATACAACTAG
- a CDS encoding DUF935 domain-containing protein: protein MKEVKRTIVLKPSDKTEKIIRVDYSDIKTAIDSQNLEALVRVFEYFRAADSQIGSELFKRRVYVSSLPLFFESEDKKQNEFVLSLIENIWFKRFLFDCTAGIAYGFAPFIKEWQSVDGKILPKFRFVSHAFFNTDREDRLYLKQDINKIFIDTRDEFWLHHHPTDSGDIITQSLMYKLVVITALKHLTISKYMSFFDSLSVPPLIVKSDAVDDEKQSEAILEAAINLRANGVGLFSKNDLVELLSGNVDKATFLDFIKYCDDAISKLITGQTLAGNVQANGNRALGEVHNEIRQDILRFDAMLLSASMHSFIKEVLKLNFANVAAFKFILDAGLEADEEKLSTVYEKITNMGYEIPVGFMEETFKIKGLKLKNSDQILEKKEVSKNSLEYNQKRQSAKSDTSLVGVQGATPPLVRTALPSAKLPIDNIDAAIASKDFSENEKDILKDIESSLNSLLKESKSYEDAFSKLAQMYKDVNTSKLEEIMFNAIANAEIYGNIDE from the coding sequence ATGAAAGAGGTAAAAAGAACCATAGTCTTAAAGCCAAGCGATAAGACAGAAAAGATTATTAGAGTAGATTATTCGGATATAAAAACCGCTATAGATAGCCAAAATCTTGAGGCTTTAGTTAGAGTATTTGAGTATTTTAGAGCAGCGGACTCTCAAATAGGATCAGAGCTCTTTAAAAGAAGAGTATATGTCTCGTCCTTGCCTCTATTTTTTGAAAGCGAAGATAAAAAACAAAACGAATTCGTTTTATCACTGATAGAAAATATTTGGTTTAAAAGATTTTTATTTGACTGTACGGCAGGTATCGCCTATGGGTTTGCGCCTTTTATCAAAGAGTGGCAGAGTGTAGACGGCAAGATCTTGCCTAAATTTAGATTTGTATCTCATGCCTTTTTTAACACGGACAGAGAGGATAGACTCTATCTCAAGCAGGATATAAATAAAATCTTTATAGATACAAGGGATGAATTTTGGTTACACCACCATCCAACGGACAGCGGAGATATTATCACTCAAAGCCTAATGTATAAGCTTGTCGTAATTACGGCTCTTAAACATCTTACTATCTCAAAATATATGAGTTTTTTTGACTCATTGTCCGTACCGCCGCTTATTGTCAAAAGTGATGCTGTAGATGATGAAAAACAAAGCGAAGCCATACTTGAAGCGGCTATAAATTTAAGAGCTAACGGAGTCGGACTATTCTCAAAGAACGACCTTGTGGAGCTACTTAGCGGCAATGTCGATAAAGCCACTTTTTTAGACTTTATAAAATACTGCGATGATGCCATAAGCAAGCTTATCACGGGGCAAACCTTAGCCGGCAATGTTCAAGCAAACGGAAACAGGGCGTTAGGAGAGGTACACAACGAAATAAGGCAAGATATTTTGCGTTTTGATGCGATGCTTTTAAGCGCTAGTATGCACTCTTTTATAAAAGAAGTGTTAAAGCTAAATTTCGCAAACGTAGCCGCCTTTAAATTTATCCTAGACGCCGGACTTGAAGCTGATGAAGAGAAACTAAGCACGGTATATGAAAAGATTACAAACATGGGATATGAGATCCCGGTAGGGTTTATGGAAGAGACCTTTAAAATTAAAGGGCTTAAACTTAAAAATAGCGATCAAATTTTAGAAAAAAAAGAGGTATCGAAAAATAGCTTGGAGTATAACCAAAAACGACAGTCCGCAAAGTCGGACACGTCTTTAGTAGGGGTGCAGGGGGCAACGCCACCGCTCGTAAGGACGGCTTTGCCGTCTGCGAAGTTGCCTATAGACAATATAGATGCTGCTATTGCAAGCAAAGATTTTAGTGAGAACGAAAAGGATATTTTAAAAGATATTGAAAGCTCTTTAAACAGCCTTTTAAAAGAGAGCAAAAGCTATGAAGATGCCTTTAGCAAGCTTGCTCAAATGTATAAAGATGTAAACACTTCAAAGCTTGAAGAGATTATGTTTAACGCTATTGCAAATGCTGAAATTTATGGAAATATAGATGAGTAG
- a CDS encoding tape measure protein has translation MSASNDIKIKITIDGDSKNVTLVRNEINKLGNSINNVDTYANALRSTLGKFAAVGFAINGLSDAFHKSVASVDALANATGRLKLVTKSNEELKALSAQILNVANSARVSFTETTDLYTRFANNLKNSAVSAKQMVEVTEAVSKSLIISGANAQSANAALIQLSQGLAANSLRGQELASVMEQTPRLAQAIADGMGVTIGQLRKLAEENKLTTEVVFNALYKQKEVIEKEFGQMPVTIGQSMVVLGNNVQTFLGRLNEASGFTKALTTATLGLGSALNAIIPYAGAISDGILTLIGSLAIYKTAIVAAAAKNELFKKSLTGGYVSSFATSLSNAKTASDYLRVGIGATTVALGTLRTVMASVLPVAGIMLAIEALTKLGSLFVGAKERNEEFKKSLELTNEEIKKLTINELNAHMARLTAEQDKLKDSLDKTNDAMHRLSEEIDDEELRDQAFGAVSKGASVLEGKLSAVSEKMQIIKDQIDALSNPNSQKGQFLQANAVIDKILDDNKNIKTKIDLEDAIKTEIETLTKLSELSGITSENERNYLNAKEKTLAKIIKLNDEYENFGKEKSQKGIKSFKDNANALKSALKEIAEVDFSDVESKTQKVFDRYNEMLTLGIGKDKANRFLDAKLSQIADEHIKTVEKNEAEAIAKRLELKSEYYKTIGDMESAWQIEKRKLIEKYENLTLKNGEKITKEQLDKLLKMEEKSFKEGSKIAKNSFKDIKNSWSDTVSSMQKTVEDGFFNFFIGKTKSLKTALKDIDTNLFRDMISPYARTLSQGISGGFGALLGGGSNLASIASNLGLAKNDSGGWSGLVGGTTVELSSTGQILRGADALDKDTTNLLGSISNLKTAYSAFTGLFEGGYSGFISNLTSNPALAAKGWLNGLGYSKLGTAVYDFGAGAQGVLTNSSMPAYFSTGGTVSPSYVAGGAFAGAGIGYAAGTLGDWLTGTQTKAGLGGAIGGGIGGGLASAGLISNPVGWVIAAVGLVIGSFISKAKQTDAGLFLRAAIGAALDEKIDTGDIQKYTEKTKKNWWRKKVSWEYDALDAKTAALLEQSTKAVQMSLRGISATNGLVLSAGHFSANSFLNENLALGALSSFTGLARNIALEDSHRATIKKWNLSNIFVGPGSKKIFDKAGKLISNTLGDKAEKLLRKGALIGGYGMAPQLGLINKTDDIAKTPAQIEAENARLVEMRKSFEAYAKEQKKQVLEVIVESLNTVNQSVIDIELSDLKNPILKAAVSVEKAIDAFSLATDNSFGEIGDILQVSAESFKNKYLEALRNDFTKENVDKWNAAKIAFDAARKAQEDYTKAVISFTQQTAQTQGGFYQSHGIDTTFLAYQSIHTRLRAVVGALDNELGDLKLNGGNPAAWSDALRKMTANQMQEFLSSGNTELRKELVGIITEYKNVVMANGGKEGWIKPLADLEAVNKQIDALKLAKQTEETLKAQQDQIQREMNIQREQLSILNSQKAAVEKIGNIAQRIRNQVIDNTTSPINYANTLMAAKEAYTKGDFKSV, from the coding sequence ATGTCGGCATCTAATGATATAAAAATAAAGATAACCATAGACGGGGATAGTAAAAACGTAACACTGGTTAGAAACGAGATTAATAAGCTGGGAAACAGCATAAATAACGTCGATACCTATGCAAACGCGCTTAGAAGCACTTTGGGTAAATTCGCCGCCGTAGGATTTGCAATAAACGGGTTAAGCGATGCTTTTCATAAGAGCGTAGCTTCGGTTGATGCGCTTGCAAACGCTACCGGCAGGCTTAAATTAGTAACTAAGAGCAATGAAGAGTTAAAGGCTTTAAGCGCGCAAATTTTAAACGTAGCAAATAGTGCGCGCGTAAGTTTTACGGAGACTACCGATCTATATACCCGCTTTGCAAATAATCTTAAAAATAGCGCGGTTTCGGCTAAACAGATGGTCGAAGTTACTGAGGCCGTAAGTAAATCTCTTATTATAAGCGGCGCAAACGCACAGAGTGCGAATGCTGCGTTAATCCAGCTATCTCAAGGACTAGCGGCGAACTCTTTGCGCGGACAAGAGCTGGCTTCTGTTATGGAGCAAACCCCGCGCTTAGCTCAGGCTATAGCCGACGGAATGGGCGTAACCATAGGACAGCTTAGAAAGCTTGCAGAGGAAAATAAGCTAACTACCGAAGTAGTATTTAACGCCCTATACAAGCAAAAAGAGGTTATAGAAAAAGAATTCGGACAGATGCCCGTAACTATCGGTCAAAGTATGGTGGTGCTAGGCAATAACGTTCAAACCTTTTTAGGTAGGCTTAACGAGGCTTCGGGCTTTACTAAGGCACTAACTACCGCAACGCTTGGACTGGGTAGCGCTTTAAACGCTATTATCCCTTATGCAGGCGCTATATCGGACGGCATATTAACGCTGATCGGTTCGCTTGCTATATATAAAACCGCAATAGTAGCCGCGGCTGCAAAAAATGAGCTTTTTAAAAAGTCGTTAACGGGGGGTTATGTAAGCTCTTTTGCGACCTCTTTATCAAATGCCAAAACGGCGAGTGATTATTTAAGGGTGGGTATAGGCGCAACTACGGTAGCACTAGGTACGCTAAGAACGGTTATGGCAAGCGTGCTTCCCGTAGCGGGCATTATGCTGGCTATTGAAGCGCTCACTAAACTAGGGTCGTTATTTGTCGGCGCAAAAGAGCGCAACGAGGAGTTTAAAAAATCCCTTGAGCTAACCAATGAAGAGATAAAAAAGCTAACCATAAACGAATTAAACGCTCATATGGCAAGATTAACGGCAGAGCAAGACAAGCTAAAAGACTCTTTAGATAAAACTAATGATGCGATGCATAGGCTATCAGAAGAGATAGATGACGAAGAGTTAAGGGATCAAGCGTTTGGAGCGGTAAGCAAAGGCGCTAGCGTGCTTGAGGGTAAGCTATCTGCCGTAAGCGAAAAGATGCAGATAATAAAAGATCAAATTGACGCTCTATCAAATCCAAACAGCCAAAAAGGTCAATTTTTACAGGCAAATGCGGTTATAGATAAAATTCTTGACGATAATAAAAACATAAAGACGAAAATAGATCTTGAAGACGCTATTAAAACGGAGATAGAAACATTAACCAAACTTAGCGAGCTTAGCGGTATCACCTCCGAAAACGAGCGAAATTATCTAAACGCCAAGGAAAAGACGCTAGCTAAGATCATAAAGCTAAACGATGAGTATGAGAATTTCGGTAAAGAAAAAAGCCAAAAAGGCATCAAGAGCTTTAAAGATAACGCTAATGCCCTAAAATCAGCCCTAAAAGAGATAGCCGAGGTTGATTTTAGCGACGTCGAAAGCAAGACGCAAAAAGTATTCGATCGCTACAATGAAATGCTAACTCTTGGCATAGGCAAAGATAAGGCGAACCGATTCCTTGACGCAAAGCTTTCGCAAATCGCAGACGAGCACATAAAGACGGTAGAAAAAAATGAGGCCGAGGCGATAGCTAAGCGGCTTGAGTTAAAAAGCGAATACTATAAGACCATAGGAGATATGGAGAGCGCTTGGCAAATAGAGAAGCGAAAGCTTATAGAGAAGTATGAAAATTTAACGCTTAAAAACGGCGAAAAGATAACCAAAGAGCAGCTAGATAAACTGCTAAAGATGGAAGAAAAGAGCTTTAAAGAGGGCTCTAAGATCGCTAAAAATTCATTCAAAGACATTAAAAATTCTTGGTCCGATACCGTCTCAAGCATGCAAAAGACCGTAGAGGACGGATTTTTTAACTTCTTTATCGGCAAAACAAAATCGCTTAAAACGGCGCTCAAAGACATCGACACGAATCTATTTCGCGATATGATTTCTCCGTATGCGCGCACCTTGTCGCAAGGTATATCAGGCGGCTTTGGGGCGCTACTTGGCGGCGGATCAAATTTAGCCTCCATCGCTTCAAATCTCGGCCTCGCCAAAAACGACAGCGGCGGCTGGAGCGGGCTTGTCGGTGGCACCACAGTAGAGCTTAGCAGCACAGGGCAAATTTTGCGCGGAGCGGACGCTTTAGATAAGGACACAACAAATTTATTAGGCTCTATCTCGAATTTAAAAACCGCATACTCTGCATTTACTGGACTATTTGAGGGCGGATACTCAGGGTTTATATCCAACCTCACTTCAAACCCGGCTCTAGCCGCTAAAGGCTGGCTAAATGGTTTGGGATATTCTAAACTAGGCACCGCTGTATATGATTTTGGAGCAGGAGCACAAGGTGTGCTAACTAATAGCTCTATGCCCGCATACTTTTCTACAGGTGGAACCGTAAGTCCATCATATGTGGCAGGCGGTGCTTTCGCTGGTGCGGGTATAGGCTATGCCGCTGGAACTTTAGGAGACTGGCTTACAGGCACACAAACCAAAGCGGGCTTAGGCGGGGCAATCGGTGGCGGTATAGGTGGCGGTCTTGCTTCAGCTGGGCTAATAAGTAATCCTGTAGGCTGGGTAATAGCTGCGGTTGGTCTTGTCATAGGATCATTTATATCAAAAGCTAAACAAACTGACGCGGGATTGTTTTTAAGAGCAGCGATAGGTGCAGCACTTGATGAGAAGATAGACACAGGCGATATTCAAAAATACACCGAAAAAACAAAAAAGAACTGGTGGCGAAAAAAAGTAAGCTGGGAGTATGATGCTTTAGATGCAAAAACAGCCGCACTATTAGAACAAAGTACAAAAGCGGTGCAAATGTCATTACGTGGCATAAGTGCTACCAACGGACTAGTCTTAAGCGCAGGACACTTTAGTGCAAATTCTTTCTTAAACGAGAACTTGGCACTAGGGGCTCTAAGCAGTTTTACGGGTCTAGCTAGAAATATTGCATTGGAAGACTCTCATAGAGCTACTATTAAAAAATGGAATTTATCTAATATTTTTGTGGGTCCCGGCTCAAAAAAAATATTTGACAAGGCTGGCAAACTAATATCAAACACGCTTGGAGACAAAGCCGAAAAACTTCTAAGAAAAGGTGCTTTGATTGGTGGCTATGGAATGGCTCCACAACTAGGGCTAATTAACAAAACCGATGATATAGCCAAAACTCCAGCGCAAATTGAAGCCGAAAATGCTCGCTTAGTTGAAATGCGAAAAAGCTTTGAGGCTTACGCTAAAGAGCAGAAAAAACAAGTATTAGAGGTAATAGTTGAGAGCCTAAATACTGTCAATCAATCAGTAATAGACATAGAATTGAGTGATTTAAAAAACCCTATCTTAAAAGCGGCAGTATCAGTTGAAAAAGCGATTGATGCATTTAGTTTAGCGACCGACAATTCATTTGGCGAGATAGGCGATATTCTTCAGGTTTCAGCCGAGAGTTTCAAAAATAAATACCTAGAAGCCCTAAGAAACGATTTCACTAAAGAAAATGTTGATAAGTGGAATGCCGCTAAAATAGCATTTGATGCGGCTAGAAAAGCCCAGGAAGACTATACGAAAGCGGTCATATCATTCACTCAGCAAACAGCACAAACTCAAGGCGGGTTCTATCAATCTCACGGAATAGATACAACATTTCTTGCATATCAGAGCATACACACAAGACTTCGTGCAGTAGTGGGGGCGCTTGACAATGAGCTTGGGGATTTAAAGCTAAACGGAGGAAATCCTGCTGCTTGGAGCGATGCACTCAGAAAAATGACCGCAAACCAAATGCAAGAATTCTTAAGTAGCGGGAATACCGAACTAAGAAAAGAGCTTGTAGGTATCATCACTGAATACAAAAATGTCGTCATGGCGAATGGTGGCAAAGAGGGCTGGATTAAGCCATTAGCAGACCTTGAAGCTGTCAATAAACAAATAGATGCGCTAAAGCTCGCCAAACAGACAGAAGAGACCCTTAAGGCTCAGCAAGATCAAATTCAAAGAGAGATGAATATCCAAAGAGAGCAGCTCTCAATCCTAAATTCTCAAAAAGCGGCGGTTGAAAAAATAGGCAACATAGCGCAAAGAATAAGAAATCAGGTCATAGATAATACTACCAGCCCTATTAATTACGCTAACACACTAATGGCAGCAAAAGAGGCATATACAAAGGGTGATTTCAAAAGTGTTTGA
- a CDS encoding phage protease: protein MIEPEKSLIALELNSKQEGKIKISPVGTAVLGYDGRVFNIDGSFVVTNTRSQGVDILLDKDHYDSEAMGWFDINSLEAREDGIYASLEFTEVGQELVDKKLYRYLSPAFEINYRDNGVREVVRIASVGLVNRPNLLNKSLNNKGEENMPEVKNDDLALKLTEANENIASLQAELNALKTENESLKTALITEQTNAKTARIEGAIKNGELLPNRKEMAMALEGNALDSFLEVSKVEAAAVLKKSELDLNKKDEDGIHPDVKAQLGL from the coding sequence ATGATAGAGCCTGAAAAAAGCCTAATAGCGCTTGAGCTAAATAGCAAGCAAGAAGGCAAAATCAAGATAAGCCCTGTTGGTACTGCTGTCCTTGGATATGACGGAAGGGTTTTTAATATAGATGGAAGCTTTGTTGTAACCAATACAAGAAGTCAAGGCGTGGATATTCTACTCGACAAAGATCATTATGATAGTGAAGCTATGGGCTGGTTTGACATAAATTCACTAGAAGCCAGAGAAGATGGCATATACGCGTCTTTAGAATTTACAGAGGTTGGGCAAGAGTTGGTAGACAAAAAACTCTATCGATATTTAAGCCCGGCTTTTGAGATTAATTATAGAGATAACGGAGTCAGAGAGGTGGTAAGAATAGCAAGCGTTGGGCTTGTAAACAGACCTAACTTATTAAACAAATCACTAAATAATAAAGGAGAGGAAAATATGCCTGAAGTAAAAAATGATGATTTGGCTTTGAAATTAACTGAAGCTAATGAGAATATTGCTAGCTTGCAAGCCGAATTAAACGCTTTAAAAACTGAAAACGAAAGCCTAAAAACAGCTTTAATCACAGAGCAAACTAACGCTAAAACGGCAAGAATTGAAGGCGCTATCAAGAATGGCGAGCTTTTACCTAATAGAAAAGAGATGGCTATGGCGCTTGAAGGAAACGCCCTAGATAGCTTTTTAGAAGTTTCAAAGGTGGAGGCGGCAGCCGTTCTAAAAAAAAGCGAACTTGATCTAAACAAAAAAGATGAGGATGGGATACATCCTGATGTAAAAGCTCAACTAGGGCTATAA
- a CDS encoding DUF1804 family protein has protein sequence MREAAKELYVAGKDISDICTALNITRQTFYYHKKNDFRKGIDWDALKLANLRSEDELENKEAIFINSLIENYEKFLKTAGEIELNPETLEKLHKFAKTYWSIKAPRQINEKEVALKAAKSTLESIANLAVSQKENAVAAWLSSNSDEIVSIVLKK, from the coding sequence ATGAGAGAAGCTGCCAAAGAGCTATATGTAGCAGGAAAAGACATTAGCGATATTTGTACCGCTTTAAATATAACTCGGCAAACCTTTTACTATCACAAGAAAAACGACTTTAGAAAAGGTATTGACTGGGATGCTTTAAAACTGGCAAATCTAAGAAGTGAGGATGAGCTGGAGAATAAAGAGGCTATATTTATCAATAGTCTTATTGAAAATTATGAAAAATTTTTAAAAACGGCAGGGGAGATTGAGCTTAATCCGGAAACATTAGAAAAACTACATAAATTTGCTAAAACATACTGGAGTATAAAGGCTCCAAGGCAGATAAACGAAAAAGAGGTTGCATTAAAGGCCGCAAAAAGCACACTTGAATCTATTGCAAATTTAGCTGTTTCACAAAAGGAAAATGCAGTAGCAGCTTGGCTTAGTAGCAATAGTGATGAGATTGTATCAATAGTGCTTAAAAAATAA
- a CDS encoding Mu-like prophage major head subunit gpT family protein, whose amino-acid sequence MAKRTLDAAYMKEVSKGFKTIFNDALKTNNSDYLKVATEVKANTVTVDYSWIADMPSMREWVGDRTLNELAAWNYQISKKDWEASIKVKRDVIEYDNLGIVKPRILDLASAVPEHYNTTVFGLLELNGNCYDSKKFFAADHQVKGQSFSNLGNLELTEENYEKTVAEMSRLIKDNGAPLRVKPTLIVVPPELKAKAKELFLAEKKANGASNPLYKEVEILVCYELTKKKAWYLLDTSRAVKPIILQINKEAEFVAQDKLDDEAAFMRKEFRYGIDTEDNVGYGLWQQAYANLPSE is encoded by the coding sequence ATGGCGAAAAGAACACTTGATGCAGCGTATATGAAAGAAGTTTCAAAGGGATTTAAAACCATATTTAACGATGCTTTAAAAACCAACAACAGCGATTATCTCAAAGTTGCCACAGAGGTAAAGGCAAACACGGTTACGGTTGATTACTCTTGGATAGCTGATATGCCAAGCATGCGTGAGTGGGTAGGAGATAGAACGCTAAACGAACTTGCTGCATGGAACTATCAAATCAGCAAAAAAGACTGGGAAGCTTCAATAAAAGTAAAAAGAGATGTGATCGAATACGACAATCTAGGCATAGTAAAGCCAAGAATTTTAGATTTGGCTTCTGCTGTTCCCGAGCATTACAATACGACAGTTTTTGGGTTGCTTGAGCTAAACGGCAACTGCTATGACAGTAAGAAATTCTTCGCCGCAGATCACCAAGTAAAAGGTCAAAGCTTTTCAAATTTGGGAAACTTGGAACTAACCGAAGAGAACTATGAAAAAACAGTAGCCGAAATGAGTAGGCTAATAAAGGATAACGGTGCTCCGCTACGTGTAAAACCTACGCTTATAGTTGTGCCGCCTGAGCTAAAAGCTAAAGCAAAAGAGCTATTTTTAGCGGAAAAAAAGGCAAATGGTGCAAGCAACCCACTCTATAAAGAGGTGGAAATTTTAGTCTGCTATGAGCTAACTAAAAAGAAAGCATGGTATCTACTTGATACATCAAGAGCGGTTAAGCCGATCATTCTTCAAATAAATAAAGAGGCTGAATTTGTAGCTCAAGACAAGCTTGATGACGAGGCTGCGTTTATGAGAAAGGAATTCCGCTACGGAATTGATACGGAAGATAACGTCGGATACGGTCTATGGCAACAAGCTTATGCAAATTTGCCTAGCGAATAA